A window of Bacteroidota bacterium contains these coding sequences:
- a CDS encoding LptF/LptG family permease, protein MKKLDLYIIRKFLGTFVYAIALIILITIIFDISEKIDDFLEKKAPLREIVFTYYFNFIPYFVNLFSPLFTFIAVVFFTAKMAADTEIVAILSNGVSFRRLMLPYFVSAAVLAMFSFYLTNFVIPHSNQKRVAFENRYIRNVFRNRETNIHFQIKPGVFVYFESYNNLDNIGYKFALEKFKDNKLNYKLMSDVLRWDTVQKHWIIENYYVRKINGMHETLSKGARMDTTFTFGPEEFVKRNKDVETMNWRELNNFIEEEQLKGSDEVPYYLIEKYHRISNPFATFILTLIGVSLASRKVRGGIGLHIGLGLLISFSFILFLQISTTFATSGNLSPIIAVWLPNITYLALGLYLLRAAPK, encoded by the coding sequence ATGAAAAAGCTCGATTTATACATCATTCGTAAGTTTCTAGGAACCTTCGTATATGCGATTGCGCTGATTATTTTGATTACCATTATTTTTGATATTTCTGAAAAGATTGACGATTTTTTAGAGAAAAAAGCTCCGCTTCGTGAAATTGTCTTTACCTACTATTTCAACTTCATTCCGTATTTCGTTAATTTATTTAGCCCGTTATTTACATTTATTGCAGTAGTTTTTTTTACTGCGAAAATGGCTGCCGATACTGAAATTGTAGCTATACTCAGCAATGGGGTGAGCTTCCGCAGATTGATGCTTCCCTACTTTGTATCGGCTGCAGTGCTTGCAATGTTTTCATTTTACCTTACCAATTTTGTGATTCCACATTCTAATCAAAAGCGTGTTGCATTCGAAAATCGTTACATACGCAATGTATTTCGAAACCGTGAAACCAATATTCACTTTCAAATTAAACCCGGTGTATTTGTGTATTTTGAGAGTTATAATAACCTCGACAACATCGGATACAAATTTGCGCTTGAAAAATTTAAAGACAATAAACTCAATTATAAATTAATGTCGGATGTATTGCGTTGGGATACGGTGCAAAAACATTGGATAATCGAAAATTACTATGTGCGTAAAATTAATGGAATGCACGAAACTCTTTCAAAAGGGGCACGCATGGATACCACCTTCACCTTCGGTCCGGAAGAGTTTGTGAAACGCAACAAAGATGTGGAAACCATGAATTGGCGGGAGTTAAATAATTTTATAGAGGAAGAACAACTCAAAGGCTCTGATGAAGTCCCTTATTATTTAATTGAAAAATACCACCGCATTTCTAATCCATTTGCCACTTTTATTCTCACTTTAATTGGGGTATCGCTCGCCAGCCGAAAAGTACGTGGAGGAATTGGATTACACATTGGGTTGGGATTATTGATTAGTTTTTCATTTATACTCTTTCTTCAAATTTCTACCACTTTTGCAACCAGTGGCAACCTCTCTCCTATAATTGCTGTATGGTTGCCCAATATCACTTACCTAGCATTAGGGCTGTATTTATTGCGGGCTGCACCGAAATAA
- the tgt gene encoding tRNA guanosine(34) transglycosylase Tgt, with amino-acid sequence MKFDIHKKDSLTKARAGEITTDHGKILTPIFMPVGTVGTVKAVSQTDLDSDVKAQVILGNTYHLYLRPGIDILEKAGGLHKFIHWDKPILTDSGGYQVYSLAAQRKIKEEGVKFSSHIDGSKHFFTPENIMDIQRTIGADFIMAFDECTPYPCEYNYARKSMEMTHRWLKRCCDRFDATPDKYGYSQTLLPIVQGSVYKDLRTKSAETIASFNREANAIGGLSVGEPAEEMYEMTDLVCNILPQDKPRYLMGVGTPTNILECIALGIDMFDCVMPTRNARNGMLFTAKGTLNMKNEKWKADFSPLDEDGTSYVDTYYTKAYVRHLFAAQERLAAQIATLHNLSFYLWLVGEARKRILDGTFSEWKNKMVKQLNVRL; translated from the coding sequence ATGAAATTTGACATACACAAAAAGGATTCGCTAACAAAGGCCCGCGCCGGAGAAATCACCACCGACCACGGCAAAATTCTTACCCCCATATTTATGCCGGTGGGAACGGTGGGCACAGTAAAAGCTGTTTCGCAAACTGATTTGGATTCGGATGTGAAAGCGCAAGTAATTTTAGGGAATACCTACCACCTTTACTTACGTCCGGGCATCGATATTTTGGAAAAAGCAGGTGGCTTGCATAAATTCATACATTGGGATAAACCCATTCTTACCGACAGTGGCGGATATCAGGTATACTCGCTCGCAGCCCAACGAAAAATAAAAGAAGAAGGTGTAAAGTTTTCATCCCACATCGATGGCTCCAAACACTTTTTTACTCCCGAAAACATCATGGATATTCAGCGTACCATCGGAGCTGATTTTATCATGGCTTTTGATGAATGCACTCCTTATCCCTGTGAATACAACTATGCGCGCAAGTCGATGGAAATGACGCATCGTTGGCTAAAAAGATGCTGCGACCGTTTTGATGCAACGCCTGATAAATATGGCTATTCGCAAACCTTACTTCCCATAGTGCAAGGAAGCGTTTATAAAGATTTACGCACCAAATCAGCCGAGACAATTGCTTCCTTTAATCGCGAAGCAAATGCCATTGGCGGATTGTCGGTGGGTGAACCTGCTGAAGAGATGTATGAGATGACGGATTTGGTGTGCAACATTTTGCCCCAAGATAAACCGCGTTATTTAATGGGTGTGGGTACTCCTACTAATATTTTGGAATGCATCGCTTTAGGTATCGACATGTTTGATTGTGTAATGCCCACACGCAATGCACGCAACGGAATGCTATTCACCGCTAAGGGAACACTTAACATGAAAAATGAAAAGTGGAAAGCCGATTTTTCTCCTTTAGATGAAGACGGCACATCTTACGTGGATACTTACTATACAAAAGCTTACGTGCGCCACTTATTTGCGGCACAAGAAAGACTTGCTGCACAAATTGCAACTTTGCATAATCTCAGTTTCTATCTTTGGCTGGTTGGTGAAGCGCGTAAAAGAATTTTGGATGGTACTTTTTCTGAATGGAAAAACAAAATGGTGAAACAACTTAATGTGCGTTTATAA
- a CDS encoding response regulator transcription factor, with protein sequence MLNCLIIEDEPLAAEITQSYIGQVSFLKLEQICFDAISAFEVLKQKHIDVIFLDIHLPKLKGIDFLKALHHPPKVIITSAYKQYAIEGFELEIVDYLLKPFSFARFLKAVNRLQPAAEMVVAATPQQQERAHRFFNVNKKKFKIYLDEILFVESLKDYVKIVTKDKSIVTKFQLGELEEFLNDKNFVRVHRSFLVSKSKIDAVSSTEVEVGGKAIPVGRSYQDLVKKELEEF encoded by the coding sequence ATGCTCAATTGCCTCATCATTGAAGACGAACCGCTTGCAGCCGAAATTACGCAATCATACATCGGGCAAGTTTCTTTTTTAAAGCTCGAACAAATTTGTTTCGATGCTATTTCTGCTTTTGAAGTGTTGAAACAAAAGCACATCGATGTGATTTTTTTGGACATTCATTTGCCCAAGTTAAAAGGGATTGATTTTTTGAAAGCCTTGCACCATCCACCCAAGGTGATTATTACTAGTGCCTACAAGCAATACGCAATTGAAGGTTTTGAGTTGGAGATAGTTGATTATTTGCTAAAACCATTTTCGTTTGCGCGTTTCTTAAAAGCAGTGAACCGCTTGCAGCCGGCTGCCGAAATGGTAGTGGCAGCGACACCGCAACAGCAAGAGCGTGCACATCGATTTTTTAATGTAAACAAGAAGAAGTTTAAAATATACTTGGATGAAATCTTGTTTGTGGAAAGTTTGAAAGATTATGTAAAGATTGTAACAAAGGATAAGAGCATAGTAACCAAGTTTCAGCTGGGTGAATTGGAAGAATTTTTAAACGATAAAAATTTTGTTCGGGTGCATCGTTCGTTTTTGGTTTCTAAGAGTAAAATTGATGCAGTGTCATCTACAGAAGTGGAAGTGGGTGGCAAGGCAATACCGGTGGGCAGAAGTTATCAAGATTTGGTAAAAAAGGAATTAGAAGAATTTTAA
- a CDS encoding VCBS repeat-containing protein, producing MVKKAVLPLILVFTTCASTCLFAQSFTKITSGPVVNTIGDSRSVNWIDVNNDDLLDLMITNGPAGGQNNFLYLNDGVGGFTAVINDTIVKDGKPSDGATWADTDNDGDLDCFVANWYNFIGLYYNNNGNGTFTYNAAAGLTNGISYSETASWGDYDKDGFVDLYVARSGGTVATNRNFLFHNNGNNTFTKITTGSLVTDALVSRSVNWTDADNDGDLDLFVSNEDVTNNDENFYRNDGNGVFTKLSSGDLLNDGKKTMSSSWADFDNDGDLDVFLANEDATNALFRNDGNFNFTKLIADTVSKGIANSFSSAWSDVDNDGDVDLFVTNSFKTNTKMPCHFYLNNGNATFTRITNHTLTADSGWTYGCAFGDYDNDGFEDLAVATVRYQSQDKPDWLYHNDANSNNWLTLKLIGTTTNKSALGTKVRIKSQINGTPVWQMREISSQSSYCGQNDMRAHFGLGNATLVDSLKIEWLSGLVQVFDSVPLNEFITITEGQVSLGISEKEKASDMILFPNPSKGIITLSNIRLSEGDVILISNNKGDTLSKIDIKSAVSRFEIDLKKQECKSGGNYYITVQSKNGSITKKIVKL from the coding sequence ATGGTAAAAAAAGCAGTACTTCCTTTAATTTTAGTTTTTACAACTTGTGCTTCTACTTGCTTATTCGCACAATCCTTTACCAAAATTACAAGCGGACCTGTTGTAAATACCATCGGCGATTCCAGAAGCGTAAACTGGATAGATGTAAATAACGATGATTTGCTCGACCTCATGATTACCAATGGCCCAGCCGGAGGGCAAAATAATTTTTTATACTTGAATGATGGAGTAGGCGGCTTTACTGCTGTAATTAACGACACCATTGTGAAAGATGGAAAGCCATCGGATGGCGCCACTTGGGCCGATACGGATAACGATGGAGACTTAGATTGTTTTGTTGCCAATTGGTACAATTTTATTGGACTGTATTACAACAATAATGGCAACGGAACATTTACTTACAATGCAGCTGCCGGTTTAACCAATGGAATCAGCTATTCAGAGACAGCTTCCTGGGGCGATTATGATAAAGATGGATTTGTAGATTTATATGTAGCGCGCAGCGGCGGCACTGTTGCGACCAACCGCAACTTTTTATTTCATAATAATGGAAATAACACCTTTACCAAAATAACCACTGGTAGCTTAGTAACCGATGCCCTTGTTTCTAGAAGTGTGAATTGGACGGATGCAGATAACGATGGCGATTTAGATTTATTTGTGAGTAATGAAGATGTTACCAATAACGATGAAAATTTTTATCGAAACGACGGAAATGGTGTATTTACGAAACTCAGCAGTGGCGATTTACTCAATGACGGCAAAAAAACCATGAGCAGTTCCTGGGCTGATTTTGACAACGATGGCGACTTGGATGTTTTTCTTGCGAATGAAGATGCTACAAATGCACTCTTTAGAAATGACGGAAATTTTAATTTCACCAAACTCATTGCAGATACGGTTTCTAAAGGCATTGCAAACTCATTTAGTTCAGCTTGGAGCGATGTGGACAATGATGGGGATGTTGATTTATTTGTTACCAACTCCTTTAAAACAAATACAAAAATGCCTTGTCACTTTTACCTTAATAATGGCAATGCAACGTTTACCCGCATCACTAATCATACGCTAACAGCCGATTCGGGTTGGACTTATGGCTGTGCATTTGGCGATTACGATAACGATGGCTTTGAAGATTTAGCGGTTGCCACGGTGCGATATCAAAGTCAAGATAAGCCTGATTGGCTTTATCACAACGATGCCAACTCAAACAATTGGCTTACACTAAAACTTATTGGAACTACTACTAATAAATCCGCACTTGGAACAAAAGTTAGAATTAAGTCTCAAATAAATGGAACACCTGTTTGGCAAATGCGCGAAATTTCTTCACAGTCTTCCTATTGTGGACAAAATGATATGCGAGCACATTTTGGTTTAGGCAATGCCACTTTAGTGGATAGTTTAAAAATTGAATGGCTTTCGGGACTCGTCCAGGTTTTTGATTCAGTTCCATTAAATGAATTTATTACGATTACCGAAGGGCAAGTCTCCCTTGGAATTTCTGAAAAGGAAAAAGCTTCCGATATGATTCTATTTCCGAATCCCAGTAAAGGAATTATAACGCTAAGCAATATCCGCCTAAGCGAAGGAGATGTGATTTTAATCTCCAATAACAAAGGCGATACGTTAAGCAAAATAGACATAAAATCAGCTGTCTCTCGCTTCGAAATTGATCTCAAAAAACAAGAATGTAAATCCGGTGGAAACTATTATATAACGGTACAAAGTAAAAATGGTTCTATCACTAAAAAAATTGTAAAGCTATGA
- a CDS encoding T9SS type A sorting domain-containing protein, translated as MPKKILYFLLALLFGSNAKANILNVPANFANIQLAIIASADGDTVLVEPGTYFENINLRGKKILLTSRFYELKDTGFICSTIINGSQPTYPDSASCITINTAEDSTTIIQGFTITGGAGTKWTDEHGAGNYREGGGILIAYASPTIRNNHIINNWVTNTLTVASTGGGGVRCGDGHPHIYNNVIAYNKARYGAGIVFNHCTNALLKNNVIAHNSGGQDYGGGGVWTNYGGLLRIENNTIAYNHVSGTGTFGGKAGGICVRSNTVNVKNNIVWGNSQSGGNSIRNFSGTLTVSYTDVDYAAPGIGNINIDPLFIDTAIFSLSQNSPCIDKGDSLSGYDDLTMGASAALYPSLGTNRNDIGAYGGKLAQLIPPCALLSVGIKSESIITDLKIYPNPAVEYIQIESFNQAIFGIEIINANGILVKQIQVNQSQYKLDTQQFSTGIYVLKLIFSDHVCYQKIVIN; from the coding sequence ATGCCAAAAAAGATACTTTATTTCTTACTTGCTCTTCTGTTTGGCTCTAATGCAAAGGCAAACATACTAAATGTTCCGGCTAATTTCGCCAACATCCAGCTTGCCATTATTGCTTCCGCAGATGGAGATACAGTGTTGGTGGAACCGGGTACTTATTTTGAAAATATAAATTTAAGAGGAAAAAAAATATTGCTCACCAGCCGTTTTTACGAATTAAAAGATACCGGATTTATATGTTCCACCATTATTAACGGAAGTCAACCCACTTACCCCGATTCAGCTAGTTGTATTACTATTAATACGGCCGAAGATTCCACCACCATTATTCAAGGATTTACCATTACCGGCGGCGCAGGGACTAAATGGACGGATGAGCATGGTGCCGGGAATTACCGCGAAGGAGGAGGAATACTCATTGCTTACGCCTCTCCTACAATTCGCAACAATCATATAATAAACAATTGGGTTACAAATACCTTAACTGTTGCGTCCACAGGAGGCGGTGGAGTGCGCTGTGGAGACGGGCACCCACACATTTACAACAATGTGATTGCTTATAACAAAGCAAGATATGGAGCAGGCATTGTATTTAATCATTGCACCAACGCCTTACTTAAAAATAATGTAATCGCTCACAATTCTGGTGGACAAGATTATGGTGGCGGTGGCGTATGGACCAATTATGGCGGGCTACTGCGCATCGAGAATAATACTATTGCTTATAATCACGTTAGTGGAACCGGCACCTTTGGCGGAAAAGCCGGAGGTATATGTGTTCGCTCCAATACTGTAAATGTAAAAAATAACATTGTGTGGGGCAATTCTCAAAGTGGTGGAAATTCAATCCGTAATTTTTCAGGAACGCTCACAGTAAGCTACACCGATGTGGATTATGCAGCACCCGGAATTGGAAACATCAATATCGATCCACTCTTTATCGACACAGCCATTTTTTCGCTCAGTCAAAACTCGCCTTGCATTGATAAAGGTGATTCTCTTTCAGGATATGATGATTTAACGATGGGAGCCTCTGCAGCGCTCTACCCTTCGCTTGGAACCAATCGTAACGATATAGGTGCTTATGGTGGTAAGCTAGCTCAGCTAATTCCTCCATGTGCACTTTTATCTGTCGGAATAAAATCCGAATCCATTATTACTGACTTAAAAATTTATCCAAATCCGGCAGTTGAATATATTCAAATTGAATCTTTCAACCAAGCCATTTTTGGTATTGAAATAATTAATGCTAACGGTATACTTGTTAAACAAATTCAAGTAAATCAGTCCCAATATAAGTTAGACACCCAACAATTCTCCACTGGAATATATGTCTTGAAACTAATTTTCAGTGATCATGTGTGTTACCAAAAAATAGTAATCAACTAA
- a CDS encoding MmcQ/YjbR family DNA-binding protein encodes MISIGTAKEMALSLPKVVELPHFEKTSFRVNKKIFATLDVKQHLVCVKLSDIGQSVFCAYDLEIIFPVPNKWGKQGWTLINLKKVKLELFQDVLTTAYCHVAPIKLANQVMK; translated from the coding sequence ATGATTAGCATTGGAACAGCGAAAGAAATGGCATTATCACTTCCCAAAGTGGTAGAATTGCCGCATTTTGAGAAAACTTCTTTTCGCGTAAATAAAAAAATATTTGCCACGCTTGATGTGAAGCAACATTTGGTATGCGTGAAACTCTCAGATATTGGACAGTCTGTTTTTTGTGCTTATGATTTAGAAATAATTTTTCCGGTTCCCAATAAATGGGGAAAGCAAGGCTGGACATTAATTAATCTTAAGAAAGTAAAATTAGAGTTGTTTCAGGATGTATTAACAACCGCCTATTGTCACGTAGCACCCATCAAACTTGCAAATCAAGTAATGAAATAA
- a CDS encoding histidine kinase: protein MTKRVLYHILFWLTYIVWGVYVMGSYDGNFIRSFWADAVQLPLKIVTTYFILYFILPRYVITRQYAQFFLILLFLIIVSSLIFRFTIYKIVQPYYYPDSEFHFWNFAKMLWGTFEVFSVAAIAVSIKLFKQKYASVEREQELQKEKLQTELSFLKAQINPHFLFNTLNNIYGLSLKNSPQTSDAILKLSELLQFMVHDGAAEKIKLADEIKTLNDYIELEQLRYGDRLTVNLDIEVDNEEELIAPLLLIPFVENSFKHGASESRFDATISISLQLKQGTLSFTVTNSKEGTNENSVGIGLKNISRQLELIYGKHHHLEIKDLKDTFVIHLVIHLKAHENAQLPHH, encoded by the coding sequence ATGACCAAACGCGTACTGTATCACATCTTATTTTGGCTCACCTATATTGTGTGGGGCGTTTATGTGATGGGCTCCTACGATGGAAATTTTATCCGTTCGTTTTGGGCGGATGCAGTGCAATTGCCGCTAAAGATTGTAACCACTTATTTTATCCTCTATTTTATTTTACCTCGTTATGTGATTACCCGACAGTATGCTCAATTTTTTTTGATACTCCTATTTTTGATCATTGTCTCTTCGCTGATTTTCAGGTTTACGATTTATAAAATTGTTCAGCCTTATTATTATCCCGATAGCGAATTTCATTTCTGGAATTTTGCAAAAATGTTGTGGGGAACATTTGAAGTGTTTTCGGTAGCAGCCATTGCGGTGAGCATTAAATTGTTTAAGCAAAAGTATGCTAGTGTGGAGCGGGAGCAGGAGTTACAAAAGGAAAAATTGCAAACCGAATTGAGTTTTTTGAAAGCACAAATAAATCCACATTTCTTATTCAACACCTTAAATAATATTTATGGATTGTCGCTAAAAAATTCACCTCAAACATCGGATGCCATTTTAAAATTAAGCGAACTGCTACAATTTATGGTGCACGATGGAGCAGCCGAAAAAATAAAATTGGCAGATGAAATAAAAACACTGAATGATTATATTGAGTTGGAGCAATTGCGCTATGGCGACAGGCTTACCGTTAATTTGGATATTGAGGTGGACAATGAGGAAGAGCTAATTGCTCCGTTGTTGCTGATACCATTTGTAGAAAATAGTTTTAAGCATGGTGCCAGCGAATCTCGTTTTGATGCAACGATCTCGATTTCTTTGCAGCTGAAACAAGGTACACTAAGTTTTACGGTCACCAACAGCAAAGAAGGAACAAATGAAAATTCAGTTGGAATTGGATTAAAGAATATAAGTCGACAATTGGAATTAATTTATGGTAAGCACCATCACTTAGAAATAAAAGATTTGAAAGACACATTTGTAATTCACCTAGTAATCCATCTTAAAGCACACGAAAATGCTCAATTGCCTCATCATTGA